A stretch of the Notamacropus eugenii isolate mMacEug1 chromosome 2, mMacEug1.pri_v2, whole genome shotgun sequence genome encodes the following:
- the OPN5 gene encoding opsin-5, producing the protein MALNHSVPPQDDYIPHYLRDGDPFASKLSWEADLVAGFYLTIIGVLSTLGNGYVIYMSSKRKKKLRPAEIMTVNLAVCDLGISVVGKPFTIISCFCHRWVFGWVGCRWYGWAGFFFGCGSLITMTAVSLDRYLKICHLSYGTWLKRHHAYICLVIIWAYATFWATMPLAGLGNYAPEPFGTSCTLDWWLAQASVTGQTFILNILFFCLLLPTAVIVFSYVKIIAKVKSSTKEVAHFDSRIQSSHVLEMKLTKVAMLICAGFLIAWIPYAVVSVWSAFGQPDSIPVQFSVVPTLLAKSAAMYNPIIYQVIDCKFACCQSGGQKTAKKESLRDYRRHTVSTIRKSSSVSETYQEV; encoded by the exons ATGGCATTAAACCACAGTGTCCCTCCTCAAGATGATTACATTCCACACTACCTTCGAGATGGAGACCCTTTTGCATCCAAACTCTCCTGGGAAGCTGACTTAGTAGCTGGTTTTTACTTAACCATAATTG GTGTGTTGTCCACCTTGGGAAATGGTTACGTGATTTATATGTCCTCCAAACGGAAGAAGAAGCTGAGACCTGCCGAAATAATGACGGTTAATTTAGCAGTCTGTGACCTGGGGATATCAG ttgtAGGCAAGCCTTTCACCATCATTTCTTGCTTCTGTCATCGCTGGGTGTTTGGCTGGGTTGGCTGCCGCTGGTATGGATGGGCTGGTTTTTTCTTTGGCTGTGGAAGCCTTATCACTATGACTGCCGTCAGCCTAGACAGATACTTGAAAATCTGCCACCTGTCTTACG GGACTTGGCTGAAGAGACATCATGCCTACATCTGCCTGGTAATCATCTGGGCCTATGCTACCTTCTGGGCAACCATGCCCTTGGCAGGTCTGGGGAACTACGCCCCTGAGCCCTTTGGAACATCCTGCACCCTCGACTGGTGGCTGGCTCAGGCCTCTGTGACGGGACAAACATTCATCCTGAACAtcctcttcttctgtctcttgCTCCCGACGGCTGTGATTGTCTTTTCCTATGTGAAGATAATTGCTAAGGTCAAGTCCTCCACCAAGGAAGTGGCCCATTTTGATAGCCGGATCCAGAGTAGTCATGTGCTGGAAATGAAATTGACCAAG GTGGCAATGTTGATCTGTGCAGGGTTCCTTATTGCCTGGATCCCCTATGCTGTTGTGTCGGTGTGGTCAGCTTTTGGACAGCCTGATTCCATCCCGGTTCAGTTTTCAGTGGTGCCAACCTTGCTTGCAAAGTCAGCAGCTATGTACAACCCAATTATTTACCAGGTCATTGACTGCAAATTTGCCTGTTGCCAATCTGGTGGGCAGAAAACAGCCAAGAAGGAATCTTTGAGGGATTACAG